The Raphanus sativus chloroplast, complete genome genome contains the following window.
CCTATATTATAGAGTATATAACTTCGATCATAGGGGTCAATTTCTAGTCGCATAGCTTCATAATAATTCTGTAATGCTTCCGCATAATTTCCTTCAGATTGAGCCGACATCCGTTACGGTCGTCATTCGCTTTAACGAATTCTCCGTTTCAGAACCGTATGTGAGATTTTCATCTCATACGGCTCCTCCTTTAGGTGCATAATGAAAATAATAAATATATGGATATGGAAAAATTTGATGTCATTATGAACTAAGCGGGGCTAATGTTTTTACAAGAAATCCCTAGCCAACCTTCTTGTAAAAGATCTTTTCTTACTACCAAGTGGATTCATACTAGATAAAAATAAAAAAGGAAACTCTAAAAATTTCTTTGTTCTCAACGCCCCTAAATTTCCAGGAATTAGTCACTTCAACAGTCTTCAATGGTTATACGGGTATCCAAAGTACGGACGAGATGGATGTTTATTGTTCCAACCATTTTAATTAGTCCCAATCCCAAAGAAGAAGAAAGAAAAGGAATCGTTTTGAAGAAAGTTTTCGTGTTGTTGATTTCTCGGCGTAGTGCTTCTTCCCCTGTGCCTCCTATTCGTATATTGTATTAGTCTAGTAGGATTGATCTGTAATACGGGAACCGTAGGTAAAAACCTTTTGCTCAATACTCGAATTCATAATTGAAGCATCTAAGGCTGCACTAATCGTGGATACATGACAGAAGGGATTGCTTTTTATATTATAAACTTCACCTTCAAAAGCGTAGATTTTTTTCAATACTCGTTTTTTTTATTCCAAATCGGTGAGAAATAAAAAAAAATGATAATGATAATCAAATCGCACCATCTCTGTAATAAGTAAATGCCTCTTTTTCTCCGGAAGTTGTCGGAATGACTCGTAATAAGATATCGGCTACAATTGTAAAGGTTTTATCAATAAAATTTCCATTTATACGCGATCTTGGCATAGGTAGTAATCCATTCTATAACTCTTTTTATTTCCTTTAACTTTTCTTTTGTGAGAAAATTTTCTCACAAACAAAGGAATTTTATAGTACGAACTAACATAAAAGCGGACTCGTTTTTTATAAAAAAATATTCTATCTACTTCCAATTTTTCCGATCAAAAAAGGTATCTATTAACCATAATCTAAAAAACGATGAATAACTCGCTATTCACCCAGGTACTCAGTCATAATCCTGATGTCGGAGAGATGGCCGAGTGGTTGAAGGCGTAACATTGGAACTGTTATGTAGGCTTTTGTTTACCGAGGGTTCGAATCCCTCTCTTTCCGTACTTTCAACTAAATAACCAATCTTACGTGATTGACCACAACGTATCAAATCAAATAAAAAAAATCGATATAAAATCTACATTTCTTTGCTATGGAAAATGCTGGGAAGAGCAAACAAGGGATCCAAACCTCCCTACCAATCTATGATACATGAATAGGAAAAAGATTCCCCGACAAAATCCCTTCCCTTGTGCCTTTTTAGTTTTAATCAAAAAAGCGGGCAAAGGGGAGTTGTCCGAACTCTTGTTTTTAGTGATTTTTTTTTACTTCACTTAGGTTTTTTAAGTCTGGCGAGAGTAATATTCTACGACAAGCAATTCATTTATTTTCAAACCGACGCACTTCCTATCTATTATTTGATTGACTAACCCTTCATATTGGAATGTGTGAAGAGTCAGATGGTTTGGCAATTCCTCGGGGGCAGATGACTCAAGAAGATTTTGAACCAAAGTTCTAGAGTTTTGTTCATCCTTCACTGTAATAATATCTCGGGGTTTGCATCGATAACTTGGTATATCAACTATACGACCATTAACTAAAATATGTCCATGGTTAACTAATTGGCGCGCTTGAGGAATAGTCAAAGCCATACCCAACCGAAAAAGGATGTTATCCAAACGCATTTCAAGTAATTGTAATAAAACTTGACCCGTTGACCCCTTGGCTTTTCCGGCGATACGAACATATTTAAGTAATTGGCGTTCTGTAAGACCATAATGAAAACGCAATTTTTGTTTTTCTTCTAAACGAATACGATATTGAGATTTTTTTCCGGAGCGTGATTGGTTTCTAAGATCGCTTCCTGCCCTAGGCCTTTTACTAGTTAGTCCCGGTAAAGCCCCCAGACGGCGTATTTTTTTAAAACGAGGCCCTCGGTAACGTGACATAAAGACTCCTTTTTTTATTGAAATTGTACGAAAACTAAACAAAATTAAAACTGAACTAAATGATAATGATAAATAACGTAAAATCCACTCCAATAAACTATTGGAATACAAAGAGTCAGAAGATATATTCTCTCAATATACAGATTTTTTTTATTGTATATACAATATATATAAATCAATAAATCACAAAAATTTTCCTTTATTTTCTTCATTTATTTTGCCAAGATCTAACCCTTTTACCCCAATATATATTCCTATATGGAAGTTTATATGACATAATATAAATGGCGTGGTAACTCTTGGAAAAAGGTGAAAGAAGTCTTTTCAATCTTATTTTTTTTTTGAAAGTACATTAAAAATCATGTAAAAAAACGAAAAACTATGTAAAAGCCGGCTATCGGAATCGAACCGATGACCATCGCATTACAAATGCGATGCTCTAACCTCTGAGCTAAGCGGGCTCAACTAAAATAGTGTATACAAATTCACTAAACTACTAGATCGTATTAATTAACTATTCTATTCATATTTTTCCTTATCTATTTAGAATTCATCATATTTTCGATATTCTAGAACAGAATATAGCTCAAATAAATAGTGACTATCATTAAATAAATAAAACAAAACCTTAATTAATTAATAGAATATAGCAATAGATCGACTTTCTAATTTTGATTTCATGAGTTTCTAAATAAGAAAATTTGAAT
Protein-coding sequences here:
- the rps4 gene encoding ribosomal protein S4; this translates as MSRYRGPRFKKIRRLGALPGLTSKRPRAGSDLRNQSRSGKKSQYRIRLEEKQKLRFHYGLTERQLLKYVRIAGKAKGSTGQVLLQLLEMRLDNILFRLGMALTIPQARQLVNHGHILVNGRIVDIPSYRCKPRDIITVKDEQNSRTLVQNLLESSAPEELPNHLTLHTFQYEGLVNQIIDRKCVGLKINELLVVEYYSRQT